One Aphidius gifuensis isolate YNYX2018 linkage group LG3, ASM1490517v1, whole genome shotgun sequence DNA window includes the following coding sequences:
- the LOC122851981 gene encoding uncharacterized protein LOC122851981, with translation MPTLLRKMESSMTRKLSIRISKCWMLWVVQGSWDQGIAIIAKALTEHQFRVCPEPPTLFCYRCGKPGLTFKECSRCRVKHPVVSTVSSTPRQGNTLELATLEPNPFWDRLQNTLGPGRKITFFLTINIGERSIEMFMVSGATRTFAGYRGIELLRKSDIEPVECPGRKILVANKQIEIIRQISMTPISLGGKTILVVWAIKKFRAYVEGYKFTVITDHISLRWLHNLKDPGGRLGRWALGLMEYDFEIVHRKGALHHVPDALSRAPEVGAVLATITTITSTKDRWYIRQRKAIRLAPGKYPNWTIDHGQLYFHRRGHLASAENIDFDAWKLVLPRELRSRALRECHDDPQAGH, from the coding sequence ATGCCCACGCTCTTGAGGAAGATGGAATCCTCTATGACGAGAAAGCTATCAATCCGGATCTCGAAATGTTGGATGCTTTGGGTCGTCCAAGGTTCCTGGGACCAAGGCATTGCTATAATTGCAAAAGCACTGACTGAACACCAGTTCAGAGTTTGTCCAGAGCCGCCGACATTGTTCTGTTACCGGTGTGGAAAACCGGGGCTCACGTTTAAAGAATGCTCCCGTTGTCGTGTAAAGCACCCTGTCGTATCGACCGTTAGTAGTACCCCAAGACAGGGAAATACATTGGAATTGGCTACCCTGGAACCTAACCCTTTCTGGGATAGGTTGCAAAACACTCTCGGTCCTGGTCGAAAGATTACTTTCTTCCTAACGATTAATATCGGAGAACGTTCGATTGAAATGTTCATGGTTTCTGGCGCGACTCGCACCTTTGCAGGTTACAGAGGCATCGAGTTGCTCAGGAAATCAGATATTGAGCCGGTCGAGTGTCCAGGTAGAAAGATTCTAGTTGCCAACAAACAGATAGAAATCATTCGACAAATATCGATGACACCTATTTCGTTGGGCGGCAAGACCATTCTCGTCGTATGGGCTATCAAGAAATTTCGTGCATACGTGGAGGGATACAAGTTCACGGTCATCACCGATCACATCAGTTTACGCTGGCTTCATAATTTGAAGGACCCTGGTGGTCGACTTGGTAGATGGGCTCTCGGGCTGATGGAATATGATTTTGAGATAGTACACAGGAAAGGTGCACTACATCATGTTCCAGATGCGCTCTCGCGTGCTCCCGAAGTTGGCGCTGTTCTCGCAACGATAACCACGATCACTTCTACGAAAGATCGCTGGTATATCAGACAGAGAAAGGCAATACGTCTTGCTCCCGGTAAATACCCCAATTGGACTATTGATCATGGTCAGCTGTATTTTCATCGTAGAGGACATCTAGCCTCTGCAGAAAATATAGATTTTGATGCATGGAAATTGGTCCTACCACGGGAATTACGATCTCGTGCTTTGAGAGAATGCCATGATGACCCTCAGGCGGGACATTAA